From the genome of Impatiens glandulifera chromosome 9, dImpGla2.1, whole genome shotgun sequence, one region includes:
- the LOC124916185 gene encoding protein FAR1-RELATED SEQUENCE 1-like — translation MSRVLNYVVPCLGINGEHLRDFSYKVQYNSVLVTLKCQCQMFEFRGLLCRHILAVLNRMKVNQVPAYYILDRWRKDLKRGYQIFTNIYDSDVCEIERNRYNYLTPIMLEVQQLASKSQVNCSALDEVMKDMKEKFKISPNCTTDSELTKKVIHSPVKVRARGRPPTKRKQSSIEKAMKKPVPRNKDTTATSNPSLISTQEEWNPHFTAHPVSTQLSFTSLLSGQLHHVSDYMFPKDN, via the exons AtgtcccgtgtcttaaactatgttgtcccgtgtctTGGAATTAATGGAGAACATTTGCGTGATTTTTCCTACAAAGTACAGTACAACTCGGTGTTGGTTACTTTGAAATGTCAATGTCAAATGTTTGAGTTTAGAGGACTGCTTTGTAGGCATATATTGGCTGTTTTGAATAGAATGAAAGTGAACCAGGTGCCAGCATATTATATATTGGACCGTTGGCGTAAAGACTTGAAGAGAGGTTACCAAATATTCACCAACATCTATGATTCGGATGTGTGTGAAATTGAAAGAAATCGGTACAACTATCTAACTCCCATCATGTTAGAGGTTCAACAACTTGCATCCAAATCCCAAGTTAATTGTTCTGCTTTAGATGAAGTGATGAAAGATATGAAAGAAAAGTTCAAGATATCTCCAAATTGTACGACGGATTCCGAACTAACCAAAAAAGTTATCCACTCGCCCGTCAAGGTAAGAGCTCGAGGGCGACCACCCACAAAACGGAAACAGTCTTCCATTGAGAAAGCAATGAAGAAACCAGTTCCTAGAAATAAG gaTACTACCGCAACAAGTAATCCTTCTCTAATATCAACGCAAGAGGAATGGAATCCACACTTCACCGCCCATCCAGTCTCGACTCAACTATCATTTACTTCATTGTTGTCGGGTCAATTACATCATGTATCTGATTATATGTTTCCCAAAGATAATTAA
- the LOC124915143 gene encoding transcription factor MYB106-like, which produces MGRSPCCDKVGLKRGPWTPEEDHKLLAYIEEHGHGSWRALPTKAGLQRCGKSCRLRWTNYLRPDIKRGKFNLQEEQTIIQLHALLGNRWSAIATHLPKRTDNEIKNYWNTHLKKRLDKMGIDPVTHKPKNDALLSGDGQTKIAANLSHMAQWESARLEAEARLARQSRVRISTASLPPPPTTKNKHSVPSADPPRCLDILKAWTGIWSTKSTTRTSLGDLESPTSTLNFSETAPPTIPQVGIIGESSTDFIEFVGSSSMKEEEEEGGVGQLTEGSSSSMSCGGVFQRMGVESGWGSESLRHLNEHVADGSFIERFTDLLLQNPNAGGDGGGGLSENGGGGGDSDSGSDYEEEEEDEGDNKNYWNEILNLVNSSPSSSDSPVF; this is translated from the exons ATGGGTCGGTCTCCATGCTGTGACAAAGTCGGTCTCAAGAGAGGTCCCTGGACACCTGAAGAAGACCACAAACTCCTTGCTTACATTGAAGAACACGGCCATGGAAGCTGGCGAGCTTTACCTACAAAAGCTG GACTCCAGAGATGCGGCAAGAGTTGCCGGCTAAGATGGACTAATTATTTACGGCCTGATATTAAGAGAGGCAAATTCAATCTACAAGAGGAACAAACTATAATTCAACTCCATGCCCTCTTAGGAAACAG ATGGTCGGCCATAGCGACCCACTTGCCCAAAAGAACGGATAATGAGATTAAGAACTATTGGAATACTCATCTCAAGAAGAGGCTTGACAAAATGGGCATCGACCCAGTTACCCACAAGCCCAAGAACGACGCCCTTCTCTCCGGCGACGGCCAAACCAAGATTGCCGCCAATCTCAGTCACATGGCTCAGTGGGAAAGTGCTCGCCTTGAGGCAGAGGCCCGTCTTGCTAGGCAATCCAGGGTTCGCATTTCCACCGCCTcacttcctcctcctccaacgACAAAGAACAAGCATTCTGTACCTTCCGCCGACCCGCCGCGATGCCTTGACATATTGAAGGCGTGGACAGGTATTTGGTCCACTAAGTCAACGACCAGAACGTCTCTTGGTGACCTGGAATCGCCAACGTCGACTCTTAACTTCTCCGAAACTGCTCCGCCGACGATTCCACAGGTGGGAATAATCGGTGAAAGCTCGACAGATTTCATTGAATTCGTGGGCAGTAGTTCgatgaaagaagaagaagaagagggtgGGGTGGGGCAGTTAACGGAAGGTTCGTCTTCATCAATGAGTTGCGGCGGCGTATTCCAACGGATGGGGGTTGAAAGTGGTTGGGGGTCAGAGTCTTTGAGGCATTTGAACGAACATGTGGCGGACGGAAGCTTTATAGAGAGGTTTACAGACCTTCTTCTTCAAAATCCGAACGCCGGCGGCGATGGTGGCGGTGGTTTGTCtgagaatggaggaggaggaggagattcCGATAGCGGAAGTGAttacgaagaagaagaagaagacgaaggtGATAACAAGAATTACTGGAACGAAATTCTCAATTTGGTTAACTCTTCTCCTTCGTCATCCGATTCCCCTGTTTTCTAG
- the LOC124914399 gene encoding UPF0301 protein CHU_1773, protein MEACFLCSSSSSSNNLLPFAHSLTRKFISHSLPIRNLKNRTHLVTCCQMGASRGDEEHLGPIINSDWRSFRAKLVIEERRSIQNQSQLGSPSTSDLTIADKWVHAIHEPERGCLLIATEKLDGVHIFERTVILLLSMGPVGPTGIILNRPSLMSIKETKSTALDVQGTFSDRQLFFGGPLEESVFLVREKAGGGGGDGDGVGRSGVFDEVMKGIYYGTKESVGCASEMVKRNVVGVDDFRFFDGYCGWEREQLRDEIGSGYWNVAACSPSVIGLSTIGTIGLWDEVLGLMGQKKVS, encoded by the exons ATGGAAGCTTGCTTTCTctgttcttcatcatcttcctcAAACAATCTCCTACCTTTTGCCCATTCACTTACACGCAAATTCATCTCCCATTCACTTCCGATCAGAAATCTCAAGAACCGTACCCATCTCGTCACAT GTTGTCAGATGGGTGCATCTCGTGGGGACGAAGAACATCTGGGTCCGATCATTAATTCCGATTGGCGTTCATTTAGGGCAAAGTTAGTCATTGAGGAAAGACGATCCATTCAGAACCAGTCTCAATTGGGTTCACCCTCCACAAGCGATCTGACCATCGCGGACAAATGGGTTCACGCGATTCACGAACCCGAGAGAGGCTGTCTGTTAATCGCGACGGAGAAGCTAGACGGGGTTCATATATTCGAAAGGACTGTAATCCTACTGTTATCAATGGGACCGGTGGGTCCAACCGGGATAATACTGAACCGGCCTTCATTGATGTCAATCAAGGAAACGAAATCAACGGCGTTGGATGTTCAGGGGACTTTCTCCGACCGGCAGCTGTTCTTCGGCGGGCCGTTGGAGGAAAGCGTGTTTTTAGTGAGAGAGAAGGCCGGCGGTGGCGGTGGCGATGGCGATGGCGTTGGAAGGAGCGGCGTTTTCGATGAGGTGATGAAAGGGATTTATTATGGAACGAAGGAGAGCGTTGGATGTGCGTCGGAGATGGTGAAGAGGAATGTGGTTGGCGTTGACGATTTTAGGTTTTTTGATGGATATTGTGGATGGGAGAGAGAACAATTGAGAGATGAAATTGGATCTGGTTATTGGAATGTTGCTGCTTGTAGCCCATCTGTTATTGGACTTTCAACTATTGGAACTATTGGGCTTTGGGATGAGGTTCTTGGACTTATGGGTCAGAAAAAAGTCTCGTGA
- the LOC124913895 gene encoding cyclic nucleotide-gated ion channel 2-like, producing MPSIPDSLFSFKRWFGLCRNSHSNSNVDDVEFSLYSIECYACTQVGVPAFHSTSCDQADQPEWEASAGSSLVPIKCRPINKTGKKHRPSGPFGRVLDPRSKRVQRLNRLFLLARGMSLAVDPLFFYALSIGRSGSPCLYMDGGMAAMVTILRTSVDAVHVFHLWLQFRLAYISRESLVVGCGKLVWDARTILSHYIRSMNGFWFDLYVILPVPQVVFWLILPRLIREEKIKMIMSVLVVMFIFQFLPKVYHTICLMRRMQKVTGYIFGTIWWGFALNLIAYFIASHVAGGCWYILAIQRVVSCIRQQCDKKAICNLSLACSQEVCYQFMMPANTVGNPCGGNNSSTSVRKPLCLDINGPFKYGIYQWALPVISNNSIRVKILYPIFWGLMTLSTFGNDLEPTSHWLEIIFSISMVLSGLMLFTLLIGNIQVFLHAVMARRRKMQLQYRDIEWWMKRRLLPSQLRKRVHHFERHIWASMGGEVNEMELIKDLPQGLRRDIKRYLCLDLIKKVPIFQQLDDLILDNICDRLTPILYSKDEKIIREGDPVQRMVFIVKGRIERSQNLSKGSVAISMVGPGGFLGDELFSWGLRRPFIDRLPPSSATFTCLDSMEAFGLDFNHLRYITEHFRYKFVTERMKRTARHYSSNWRTWAAVNIQLAWRRYVARTSRRRVPMLSMSEEIDGDRRLRQYAAIFMSIRPHDHLE from the exons aTGCCATCTATTCCAGACTCCCTGTTCTCCTTTAAAAG GTGGTTTGGTCTGTGCCGGAATTCTCACTCCAACAGCAACGTTGACGATGTGGAATTCTCCCTCTACTCCATCGAATGCTATGCCTGCACCCAAGTGGGTGTTCCTGCATTCCACTCGACCAGCTGCGACCAGGCCGATCAACCCGAGTGGGAAGCCTCTGCCGGTTCGTCGCTAGTTCCAATAAAGTGTCGCCCTATCAACAAAACAGGAAAGAAACACCGGCCATCTGGCCCATTCGGCCGGGTACTGGACCCACGGAGCAAGAGGGTTCAGCGGCTCAACCGATTGTTCCTGCTGGCACGCGGCATGTCCCTTGCCGTCGACCCTTTGTTCTTCTACGCTTTGTCGATCGGCCGGAGTGGGTCGCCGTGCCTTTACATGGACGGCGGGATGGCGGCGATGGTTACCATCCTTCGCACGTCCGTGGATGCCGTGCACGTTTTCCACCTCTGGCTGCAGTTCAGATTGGCGTACATATCGAGGGAATCCTTGGTGGTTGGATGCGGGAAGCTGGTGTGGGACGCACGCACCATTTTGTCTCATTATATTCGGTCCATGAATGGCTTCTGGTTCGACCTTTACGTCATACTTCCCGTCCCCCAG GTAGTGTTTTGGTTGATCCTTCCAAGGTTGATAAGAGAGGAGAAGATAAAGATGATAATGAGTGTACTTGTGGTGATGTTCATCTTCCAATTCCTTCCTAAAGTCTACCACACCATATGCCTCATGAGAAGAATGCAGAAGGTCACTGGTTATATATTCGGCACTATTTGGTGGGGTTTCGCTCTTAATCTCATCGCGTACTTCATAGCTTCTCAT gttgCTGGAGGATGTTGGTACATCCTGGCTATACAACGGGTTGTATCGTGCATAAGGCAGCAATGCGACAAAAAAGCCATTTGTAACCTTTCCTTGGCTTGCTCTCAGGAAGTCTGTTATCAGTTCATGATGCCCGCAAACACTGTTGGTAATCCATGCGGTGGTAATAACTCATCCACATCCGTCAGGAAGCCTTTGTGCTTAGATATAAACGGACCCTTCAAATATGGTATCTACCAATGGGCTCTTCCCGTCATTTCCAACAACTCTATCAGAGTAAAAATCCTTTATCCCATTTTCTGGGGCTTAATGACACTCAG CACATTCGGGAATGATCTGGAACCGACGAGCCATTGGCTAGAAATCATATTCAGTATATCGATGGTGCTTAGCGGGTTGATGCTATTCACCCTTTTGATCGGAAACATACAGGTGTTCTTGCATGCAGTGATGGCAAGGAGGAGGAAGATGCAGTTGCAGTACAGAGACATTGAGTGGTGGATGAAACGGAGGCTGCTCCCGTCTCAACTGAGGAAAAGAGTTCATCATTTTGAACGACATATATGGGCTTCCATGGGAGGAGAAGTAAACGAAATGGAACTTATTAAGGATTTACCTCAAGGCCTCCGAAGAGACATCAAACGTTACCTCTGCCTTGACCTCATCAAAAAAGTACCCATTTTCCAACAACTCGATGATCTTATTCTAGACAACATCTGCGATCGCCTCACGCCCATCCTCTACTCCAAGGACGAGAAG aTTATTCGAGAAGGGGATCCGGTGCAAAGAATGGTATTCATAGTGAAGGGAAGGATAGAAAGAAGCCAAAATCTAAGTAAAGGTTCAGTGGCCATCAGCATGGTAGGACCTGGAGGTTTTCTAGGGGACGAGCTTTTCTCATGGGGTCTTCGTCGTCCCTTTATTGACCGACTTCCACCTTCTTCCGCCACTTTCACTTGCCTCGACTCTATGGAGGCTTTTGGGCTCGACTTCAACCACTTGCGTTACATAACCGAGCATTTCCGCTATAAATTTGTCACGGAGCGGATGAAAAGGACAGCCAGGCACTATTCGTCCAACTGGCGCACGTGGGCTGCGGTCAATATCCAACTGGCATGGCGGCGCTACGTGGCTAGGACTAGCCGGAGGAGGGTTCCCATGTTGTCGATGTCGGAGGAGATCGACGGGGATAGAAGGCTAAGACAGTATGCTGCCATTTTCATGTCCATCAGACCTCATGACCATCTCGAATAG
- the LOC124915382 gene encoding uncharacterized protein LOC124915382 isoform X2 encodes MWKFASNCIGSGIRGGNLKINEKATECTDDDDDDEISSNCSSRVGEDEGLECPICWEYFNIVENVPYVLWCGHSVCKNCILGLQWGAIIKFLPLQLPLFISCPWCNYLSPRLIYKGNLKFPCKNYFLLSMVESRNSQRVKSHSSFFCHHDNYCPSREQQYNHMSVNCYDLERLVQYNCSG; translated from the exons ATGTGGAAGTTTGCGTCAAATTGCATTGGAAGTGGTATAAGAGGAGGGAATCTGAAGATAAATGAAAAAGCTACAGAATGcacagatgatgatgatgatgatgaaataTCTTCAAATTGTTCATCAAGGGTTGGAGAAGATGAAGGACTGGAGTGTCCTATATGTTGGGAATATTTCAACATAGTAGAAAATGTACCCTATGTATTATGGTGTGGTCACAGTGTTTGCAAGAATTGCATTCTGGGATTGCAATGGGGTGCCATTATTAAGTTTCTTCCATTGCAGCTTCCACTCTTTATATCATGTCCTTGGTGCAATTACTTATCTCCACGTCTGATATATAAGGGAAATCTCAAGTTCCCATGTAAGAACTATTTCTTACTATCAATGGTTGAGAGTAGGAATTCTCAAAGAGTGAAATCTCATTCTTCATTCTTCTGCCATCATGACAACTACTGTCCATCGAGGGAACAACAGTATAATCATATGAGTGTGAATTGTTATGATTTGGAGAGATTGGTGCAGTATAATTG TTCCGGCTAG
- the LOC124915382 gene encoding uncharacterized protein LOC124915382 isoform X1, protein MWKFASNCIGSGIRGGNLKINEKATECTDDDDDDEISSNCSSRVGEDEGLECPICWEYFNIVENVPYVLWCGHSVCKNCILGLQWGAIIKFLPLQLPLFISCPWCNYLSPRLIYKGNLKFPCKNYFLLSMVESRNSQRVKSHSSFFCHHDNYCPSREQQYNHMSVNCYDLERLVQYNWYVRKCVGLIVELMTKFPLVVIFMVIVLYAVPASATILALYVVITVLFALPSFLILYFAYPSLDWLVKEIITS, encoded by the coding sequence ATGTGGAAGTTTGCGTCAAATTGCATTGGAAGTGGTATAAGAGGAGGGAATCTGAAGATAAATGAAAAAGCTACAGAATGcacagatgatgatgatgatgatgaaataTCTTCAAATTGTTCATCAAGGGTTGGAGAAGATGAAGGACTGGAGTGTCCTATATGTTGGGAATATTTCAACATAGTAGAAAATGTACCCTATGTATTATGGTGTGGTCACAGTGTTTGCAAGAATTGCATTCTGGGATTGCAATGGGGTGCCATTATTAAGTTTCTTCCATTGCAGCTTCCACTCTTTATATCATGTCCTTGGTGCAATTACTTATCTCCACGTCTGATATATAAGGGAAATCTCAAGTTCCCATGTAAGAACTATTTCTTACTATCAATGGTTGAGAGTAGGAATTCTCAAAGAGTGAAATCTCATTCTTCATTCTTCTGCCATCATGACAACTACTGTCCATCGAGGGAACAACAGTATAATCATATGAGTGTGAATTGTTATGATTTGGAGAGATTGGTGCAGTATAATTGGTATGTGAGAAAGTGTGTTGGATTGATTGTTGAGTTGATGACAAAGTTCCCGCTTGTTGTAATATTCATGGTGATTGTGTTGTATGCAGTTCCGGCTAGTGCAACAATCTTGGCTCTATATGTAGTCATCACGGTTCTGTTTGCGCTTCCTTCGTTCCTTATTCTGTATTTTGCTTATCCCAGTTTGGATTGGCTGGTGAAGGAGATCATTACTTCTTGA
- the LOC124916679 gene encoding pentatricopeptide repeat-containing protein At3g29290 — translation MAELLRNSLTIPGSSCGGGGGYSFPHYPTTTTFNFKTLVPSRRRLARINAQSSLVITSEDSKSGGLNHSSTELIKLHYLEERDEEILSRRILNLSRLNKVTSAVELYRSMQFSDLRPNSHACNSLIASLLRNQMLDSALTIFESMRTSDLISSHTCSLVLKAVSNARGFDAALHMFNDLESQVDVRKIFDPIVYNTMISVCSKSNKWVQAERIWRLVANSNTCIATSLTYRLLICTFVRCGQNELAIDAYEEMIRHKLDPTEDVMHAVIGACSREEGKWELGLNVFQRMLDDGMKPTIVDCNSLINALGKHGEVKRAFRIYQAMKSDVIGHKPDAYTWNGLLGGLYKANRHGEVIKLFQRIKDDEEEENNNNVINSHLYNTCLMSCQRLGLWDKSLQLLWEMETSGFQISTATYNLVIGACEVARKPKVALQVYERMMDQKCEPDMFTLSSMVRICVWGSMWIEVEQIIKSVVGSNNGDWSSLYNIAIQGVCLRGKSDMATKMYIKMRKSGLEPDGKTRALMLQILKDKTKLSEVVSSSSVS, via the exons ATGGCTGAACTGTTGAGAAATTCACTAACAATTCCCGGTTCTTCatgtggtggtggtggtggataTAGTTTCCCCCATTACCCAACAACAAccactttcaattttaaaaccCTAGTTCCAAGTAGAAGAAGGCTTGCAAGGATTAATGCCCAAAGCTCCTTGGTTATTACATCAGAAGATTCAAAATCCGGTGGCCTCAATCATTCTTCAACTGAATTAATCAAACTACACTATCTTGAAGAAAGGGATGAAGAAATACTGTCGAGAAGGATTTTAAACCTCAGTAGACTGAACAAGGTTACAAGTGCAGTAGAGTTGTACAGATCCATGCAATTTTCAGATCTTCGTCCCAATTCACACGCCTGTAATTCCCTCATCGCATCCCTCTTAAGAAACCAAATGCTCGATTCAGCTCTAACAATCTTCGAATCCATGAGAACAAGCGACCTCATCAGTAGCCATACTTGCAGCCTAGTCCTCAAGGCAGTTTCCAATGCCCGTGGCTTCGATGCAGCATTGCACATGTTCAACGATCTAGAAAGCCAGGTCGACGTCAGGAAAATCTTCGACCCCATCGTCTACAACACGATGATATCCGTTTGTTCTAAATCGAACAAATGGGTACAGGCCGAGAGAATCTGGAGACTCGTTGCGAATTCCAATACGTGTATCGCGACTAGCCTCACTTATCGCCTGTTGATATGCACGTTTGTTCGGTGCGGGCAGAACGAGTTGGCAATCGACGCGTACGAGGAAATGATTCGTCACAAACTCGATCCGACAGAGGATGTTATGCACGCTGTTATAGGAGCGTGTAGCCGAGAAGAAGGTAAGTGGGAGTTGGGATTAAATGTCTTTCAAAGAATGCTGGACGATGGAATGAAACCAACTATTGTAGATTGTAATTCCCTGATTAACGCGTTGGGGAAACACGGTGAAGTCAAACGAGCCTTTAGAATCTACCAAGCGATGAAGTCTGACGTTATTGGTCACAAGCCGGATGCATATACATGGAACGGGCTTCTTGGCGGTTTGTACAAAGCGAACAGACACGGTGAAGTTATTAAACTGTTTCAGAGAATTaaggatgatgaagaagaagaaaacaataaTAATGTGATAAATTCACATTTATACAATACATGTCTAATGTCATGTCAAAGGCTAGGTTTATGGGATAAAAGTCTGCAACTATTATGGGAGATGGAAACATCCGGATTTCAGATTTCAACCGCGACCTATAATCTCGTGATCGGGGCCTGTGAGGTGGCGAGAAAGCCGAAAGTCGCATTGCAGGTTTACGAACGGATGATGGACCAAAAATGTGAACCGGACATGTTTACACTTTCATCTATGGTCAGAATTTGTGTGTGGGGTTCCATGTGGATTGAAGTGGAGCAAATCATAAAG AGTGTTGTTGGGAGTAATAATGGCGATTGGTCGTCACTTTATAACATTGCGATTCAAGGAGTTTGTTTAAGAGGGAAAAGCGACATGGCTACTAAGATGTACATAAAAATGAGAAAGAGTGGACTCGAACCAGATGGGAAAACCAGGGCTTTGATGcttcaaatattgaaagataAAACCAAGCTCAGTGAAGTGGTTTCATCATCATCAGTATCTTAA
- the LOC124916680 gene encoding UDP-glucose 6-dehydrogenase 1-like: protein MVKICCIGAGYVGGPTMAVIALKCPNIEVVVVDISVPRISAWNSDQLPIYEPGLDDVVKQCRGKNLFFSTEVEKHVHEADIVFVSVNTPTKTRGLGAGKAADLTYWESAARMIADVSKTDKIVVEKSTVPVKTAEAIEKILTHNSKGINFQILSNPEFLAEGTAIGDLFEPDRVLIGGRETPEGQRAIQTLKAVYSHWVSDDRILCTNLWSAELSKLAANAFLAQRISSVNAMSALCEATGADVAQVSYAIGKDTRIGSRFLNASVGFGGSCFQKDILNLVYICECNGLPEVAEYWKQVIKINDYQKSRFVNRVVSSMFNTVSNKKIAILGFAFKKDTGDTRETPAIDVCKGLIGDRARLSIYDPQVSEDQIQRDLTMNKFDWDHPLHLQPTSPTTVKQVSVVWDAYEASKDAHCICILTEWDEFKGLDYKKIYDNMQKPAFVFDGRNVVDSEKLREIGFIVYSIGKPLDAWLKDMPAVA, encoded by the coding sequence atggtGAAGATTTGCTGTATTGGAGCGGGTTATGTTGGTGGGCCAACAATGGCAGTGATTGCCCTCAAATGTCCAAATATTGAAGTGGTTGTGGTCGACATTTCTGTTCCGCGTATCAGTGCATGGAACAGTGACCAGCTCCCCATCTATGAGCCAGGCTTGGACGATGTGGTGAAGCAATGTCGTGGCAAGAACCTATTCTTCAGCACCGAAGTGGAGAAACACGTTCACGAAGCTGACATAGTTTTTGTTTCAGTCAATACACCAACCAAGACTAGAGGACTCGGTGCAGGCAAAGCTGCGGATCTCACCTACTGGGAGAGTGCTGCTCGTATGATTGccgatgtatccaaaaccgatAAGATAGTCGTCGAGAAATCAACTGTTCCTGTCAAAACAGCAGAAGCAATTGAGAAAATCCTGACGCACAACAGCAAAGGGATTAATTTCCAGATTCTATCCAACCCGGAATTCCTTGCGGAGGGAACCGCTATCGGAGATCTCTTCGAGCCTGACCGTGTTCTAATCGGTGGTCGAGAGACACCCGAAGGGCAGAGGGCCATCCAAACGCTGAAGGCCGTGTATTCCCATTGGGTCTCTGACGATAGAATCCTATGCACCAATCTCTGGTCGGCCGAACTCTCTAAGCTTGCTGCCAACGCTTTCTTGGCACAGAGGATCTCGTCAGTCAATGCCATGTCAGCTCTCTGCGAGGCAACCGGAGCTGACGTCGCACAAGTGTCGTACGCGATCGGAAAGGACACTAGAATTGGGTCGAGGTTCCTAAACGCAAGCGTTGGGTTTGGCGGGTCTTGCTTCCAGAAGGATATCTTGAACCTGGTGTACATATGCGAATGCAACGGGCTGCCCGAGGTTGCGGAATACTGGAAGCAAGTGATAAAGATCAACGATTATCAGAAGAGCCGTTTTGTGAACAGGGTTGTGTCGTCCATGTTCAACACTGTTTCGAACAAGAAGATTGCGATTCTCGGGTTTGCGTTCAAGAAAGATACAGGGGATACGAGAGAGACGCCGGCTATTGATGTTTGTAAGGGATTGATAGGAGATAGGGCCCGTTTGAGCATATACGATCCTCAGGTATCTGAGGATCAGATACAAAGAGACCTGACGATGAACAAGTTTGACTGGGATCATCCCCTTCATCTCCAACCGACTAGTCCGACGACTGTGAAACAAGTTAGCGTGGTTTGGGATGCGTATGAGGCGAGTAAGGATGCTCATTGCATATGCATACTCACCGAGTGGGATGAATTCAAGGGTCTTGATTATAAGAAGATATACGACAACATGCAGAAGCCTGCTTTTGTTTTTGATGGAAGGAACGTGGTGGATTCGGAGAAGTTGAGGGAGATTGGATTTATCGTCTACTCCATTGGTAAGCCTCTAGATGCATGGCTAAAGGACATGCCAGCTGTGGCTTAA
- the LOC124915098 gene encoding 40S ribosomal protein S19-3-like, whose product MATSRAVKDVSPHEFVKAYSAHLKRSGKIELPHWVDIVKTGTFKELAPYDPDWYYIRAASMARKVYLRQGLGVGAFRRIYGGSKRNGSRPPHFCKSSGSVARHILQQLQKINIIDVDSKGGRKITSSGQRDLDQVAGRIVVAAE is encoded by the exons ATGGCGACGTCAAGAGCTGTGAAGGATGTCTCTCCTCATGAGTTCGTCAAGGCTTACTCTGCTCATCTTAAACGCTCCGGAAAG ATCGAGCTTCCCCATTGGGTTGATATTGTGAAGACTGGTACTTTCAAGGAACTTGCTCCTTATGACCCAGATTGGTACTATATCAGAGCTG CTTCCATGGCAAGAAAGGTATACCTGAGACAGGGACTTGGAGTTGGTGCTTTCAGAAGGATTTACGGTGGAAGTAAGAGGAATGGAAGCCGTCCTCCTCACTTCTGCAAAAGCAGTGGATCAGTTGCTCGCCACATCCTTCAACAATTGCAGAAAATTAACATCATTGATGTTGATTCCAAGGG TGGGCGAAAAATTACATCCAGTGGCCAAAGAGACCTTGATCAAGTTGCTGGAAGGATTGTGGTTGCTGCTGAGTAA